A stretch of Microbulbifer sp. SAOS-129_SWC DNA encodes these proteins:
- the pyk gene encoding pyruvate kinase — MFRRTKIVATLGPATDRADILAQLIAAGVDTVRLNFSHGLASDHRRRAAQVRAEAERQRRHVAILGDLQGPKIRVGTFSEGRADLVRGAEFILDPDWPAGGGNVQGVSVDYAELAQDCAAGDILLLDDGRLRLSVRQIDGRRVQTRVEVGGWLSNNKGINRLGGGLTAPALTQKDRQDIKVAAELALDYLAVSFPREAADLDKARKLLAAAGGSAHIIAKIERAEAVASDAHLDRMILASDAIMVARGDLAVEIGDAELMGVQKHLIRRARHLNRVVITATQMMESMISSPVPTRAEVCDVANAVLDGTDAVMLSAETAAGDYPVETVEHMAEVIVGAEKHRAGRRPPRVMQDNYPAGDACIAMAAMTIANHCRDIKAIVCQTETGNTALLMSRVRSDIPIFAFCRHRTSCNRVALYRGVDPVLMNVEGLDGPSRDRQAIDYLKWGKFLRNGDYVLVSRGYHQDVGGSTDTLRIVRV; from the coding sequence ATGTTCCGGCGAACCAAAATCGTTGCCACGCTGGGTCCGGCAACCGACAGGGCGGATATCCTCGCTCAGCTGATCGCGGCGGGCGTGGATACTGTGCGCCTCAATTTTTCCCACGGCCTGGCCTCCGATCATCGCCGGCGGGCCGCCCAGGTGCGCGCCGAGGCCGAGCGCCAGCGGCGCCACGTGGCGATTCTCGGCGATTTGCAGGGCCCCAAAATTCGTGTGGGTACATTCAGCGAGGGCCGCGCAGATCTGGTACGCGGCGCGGAATTTATTCTGGATCCTGACTGGCCCGCCGGCGGCGGCAATGTGCAGGGCGTGTCGGTGGACTACGCGGAACTGGCGCAGGATTGCGCCGCCGGCGATATCCTGCTGCTCGACGATGGCCGCCTGCGCCTGTCTGTGCGCCAGATCGACGGGCGGCGGGTACAGACGCGGGTGGAGGTCGGCGGCTGGTTGTCGAACAACAAGGGCATCAACCGGCTCGGTGGCGGCCTCACCGCACCGGCACTGACCCAGAAAGACCGCCAGGACATCAAAGTGGCCGCCGAACTGGCGCTGGATTACCTGGCGGTATCCTTCCCGCGCGAAGCCGCCGACCTCGACAAGGCACGCAAGCTGCTGGCGGCGGCCGGCGGCAGCGCGCATATCATTGCCAAGATCGAACGCGCCGAAGCGGTGGCCAGCGACGCGCATCTCGACCGCATGATTCTGGCCAGTGACGCCATCATGGTGGCGCGCGGCGACCTGGCGGTGGAGATCGGCGATGCCGAACTGATGGGCGTGCAGAAACACCTGATCCGCCGCGCGCGCCACCTGAACCGGGTGGTGATCACCGCCACGCAGATGATGGAATCGATGATCTCAAGCCCGGTGCCGACCCGCGCCGAGGTCTGCGATGTGGCCAACGCGGTACTCGACGGCACCGATGCGGTGATGTTGTCGGCGGAAACCGCCGCCGGCGACTACCCGGTGGAGACGGTGGAGCATATGGCGGAGGTGATCGTCGGCGCGGAAAAGCATCGTGCCGGTCGCCGGCCGCCACGGGTCATGCAGGACAACTACCCCGCCGGCGACGCCTGCATTGCCATGGCGGCCATGACCATTGCCAACCACTGCCGCGATATCAAGGCGATCGTCTGCCAGACCGAGACCGGCAACACCGCGCTGCTAATGTCGCGGGTGCGCTCGGATATCCCCATTTTTGCCTTCTGCCGACACCGCACCAGCTGTAACCGGGTGGCGCTGTACCGCGGTGTGGATCCGGTACTGATGAATGTGGAGGGCCTCGATGGTCCGTCGCGCGACCGCCAGGCGATCGACTACCTGAAGTGGGGTAAATTCCTGCGCAACGGCGATTATGTGCTGGTGTCCCGCGGTTACCACCAGGATGTCGGCGGCAGCACCGACACCCTGCGAATCGTGCGCGTCTAG
- the gpmI gene encoding 2,3-bisphosphoglycerate-independent phosphoglycerate mutase: MAAEQTPHKRPLVLLILDGFGHSDNSEHNAIRAAKSPVWDQLWSTRPHTLIQTSGMAVGLPEGQMGNSEVGHMTLGAGRVVYQNFTRINKAIADGDFFKNPTYTAAVDKAVANGGAVHILGLASEGGVHSHEDHIVAMITLAAQRGASKIYVHAFLDGRDTPPRSAEPTLARLSQVCDAVGSARIASLAGRYFAMDRDQRWDRVQPVYDLLTLGEAEHSAADAQAGLAAAYERGENDEFVAPTLIGTPAPIADGDAVIFMNFRPDRARQLTRAFTETDFDGFQRKATPKLADFVMTTEYAADINASCAFPPEKLVNSLGEYLSGLDKTQLRIAETEKYAHVTFFFSGGREEPYPGETRELIKSPNVATYDLQPEMSAPEVTDKLVAAIEGGSYDAIICNYANGDMVGHTGVFEAAVKAVEALDQCVDRVVKAALAAGGEVLITADHGNVEEMYDATSGQVSTQHSTLPVPFVYVGARSLNLRDGGSLADVAPTMLALMALPQPAEMTGKSLVEFE, encoded by the coding sequence ATGGCCGCCGAGCAAACTCCGCACAAACGCCCCCTGGTCCTGTTGATCCTGGACGGCTTCGGCCACAGCGACAATTCCGAGCACAACGCCATCCGCGCAGCCAAATCACCGGTGTGGGACCAGCTCTGGAGCACCCGCCCGCACACCCTGATCCAGACCTCGGGCATGGCCGTGGGCCTGCCGGAGGGACAGATGGGCAACTCCGAGGTGGGCCATATGACCCTCGGCGCCGGTCGGGTCGTGTACCAGAACTTCACCCGTATCAACAAGGCGATCGCCGACGGCGACTTCTTCAAAAACCCGACCTACACCGCCGCGGTGGACAAGGCAGTGGCCAACGGCGGCGCCGTACATATTCTGGGCCTGGCCTCCGAGGGCGGTGTCCACAGCCACGAGGACCATATCGTCGCCATGATCACCCTGGCGGCCCAGCGCGGCGCCAGCAAGATCTACGTGCACGCCTTCCTCGACGGCCGCGACACCCCGCCGCGCAGCGCCGAACCGACGCTGGCACGCCTGAGTCAGGTATGCGACGCCGTCGGCAGCGCGCGCATCGCCAGCCTCGCCGGGCGCTACTTCGCCATGGACCGCGACCAGCGCTGGGACCGCGTGCAGCCGGTCTACGACCTGCTGACCCTGGGCGAGGCGGAGCACTCGGCAGCGGACGCGCAGGCGGGCCTCGCCGCCGCCTATGAGCGCGGCGAGAACGACGAGTTCGTGGCCCCGACCCTGATCGGCACACCGGCGCCGATCGCCGACGGCGATGCGGTGATCTTCATGAACTTCCGCCCCGACCGCGCGCGCCAGCTGACCCGCGCCTTCACCGAGACGGACTTCGATGGCTTCCAGCGCAAGGCCACGCCGAAGCTGGCGGACTTCGTAATGACCACCGAGTACGCTGCGGACATCAACGCCAGCTGTGCCTTCCCGCCGGAGAAGCTGGTGAATTCCCTCGGCGAGTACCTGTCCGGCCTGGACAAGACCCAGCTGCGCATCGCCGAGACCGAGAAGTACGCCCACGTGACCTTCTTCTTCAGCGGCGGCCGCGAGGAGCCCTACCCCGGCGAGACCCGCGAGCTGATCAAATCGCCCAATGTGGCCACCTACGACCTGCAGCCGGAAATGAGCGCGCCGGAAGTGACCGACAAACTGGTGGCCGCGATTGAAGGCGGCAGCTACGACGCCATCATCTGCAACTATGCCAACGGTGACATGGTTGGCCACACCGGCGTGTTCGAGGCGGCCGTCAAGGCCGTCGAGGCCCTCGACCAGTGCGTCGACCGCGTCGTCAAGGCGGCACTGGCGGCCGGCGGCGAGGTACTGATCACCGCCGACCACGGCAATGTCGAGGAGATGTACGACGCCACTTCCGGCCAGGTGAGCACCCAGCACTCCACCCTGCCGGTGCCGTTTGTCTACGTCGGTGCGCGCAGCCTGAACCTGCGCGATGGCGGCAGCCTGGCGGATGTGGCCCCGACCATGCTAGCGTTGATGGCACTGCCGCAACCGGCGGAGATGACGGGTAAGAGCCTGGTTGAGTTCGAGTAA
- a CDS encoding META domain-containing protein, producing the protein MRHPCRLLPPLLTGLLLIALGGCGTLDAVEPAEIRADEQPAICDHQWLLESLSIDGREHRSRLLWQKLWRDRPYLTCDKLGYVRGSAGTNPYLGRFALSGDGDISWSQIPVISRMSGARDSSELEQDYLEALPKTEHMEMQGDSLILESNSGETRLKFKRAEEPVR; encoded by the coding sequence ATGCGACATCCCTGCCGACTACTGCCGCCACTACTGACCGGACTGCTGCTCATCGCCCTCGGCGGCTGCGGCACTCTGGACGCAGTGGAGCCGGCGGAAATCCGCGCGGACGAACAACCTGCCATCTGCGACCACCAGTGGCTGCTGGAAAGCCTGTCGATCGACGGCCGCGAGCACCGCTCACGCCTGTTGTGGCAGAAACTGTGGCGCGACCGCCCGTACTTGACCTGCGACAAACTCGGCTATGTGCGCGGCAGCGCCGGCACCAACCCCTATCTGGGCCGCTTCGCACTTTCCGGTGACGGCGACATCAGCTGGTCACAAATCCCGGTAATTTCACGTATGAGCGGCGCCCGCGACAGCAGCGAGCTGGAACAGGATTATCTCGAGGCACTGCCAAAAACCGAACACATGGAAATGCAGGGAGATTCGCTGATTCTGGAGAGCAATAGCGGCGAGACCCGACTTAAATTCAAGCGCGCCGAAGAGCCGGTGCGCTGA
- a CDS encoding thioesterase family protein → MQWDLPQPFIWKVTVQAENVDGLHHANNAEYVRWCERAGWAHSVELGLDVTNYQGLDRGMAIRRGEYDYILAAREGDELQFGTWLTKVDGRLNMTRQFQVFRTADQALILRAQWQMVCIELSSGKPRRMPQVFKDIYCPAVVAPERQVNGEPS, encoded by the coding sequence ATGCAGTGGGATCTACCGCAACCCTTTATCTGGAAAGTGACCGTGCAGGCGGAGAATGTCGACGGCCTGCACCATGCCAACAACGCCGAGTATGTGCGCTGGTGCGAGCGCGCCGGCTGGGCGCACAGTGTGGAACTGGGCCTGGATGTCACAAATTATCAGGGGCTCGATCGCGGTATGGCCATTCGCCGCGGGGAGTACGACTATATACTGGCGGCCAGGGAGGGCGATGAGCTGCAGTTCGGCACCTGGTTGACCAAGGTTGACGGGCGCCTGAACATGACCCGGCAATTCCAGGTATTCCGCACCGCTGACCAGGCGTTGATACTGCGGGCCCAGTGGCAGATGGTGTGCATCGAGCTGTCCAGCGGCAAACCCAGGCGCATGCCGCAGGTGTTCAAGGATATCTACTGCCCCGCCGTCGTCGCCCCCGAGCGCCAAGTCAATGGAGAGCCATCGTGA
- a CDS encoding peptidoglycan DD-metalloendopeptidase family protein, producing MLIATVGWAKRSLPIKHRLMGTLAALVLPVLLMLATPPAMADEDQQARLKEIKQRIESLQKELGEVRGQRDQLLKDLEDNEKDISELHQRVDKIKSDMRSRSEKLQKLKSEQQQLEESRRSMQRRVEQEVAAAYRLGKQEQIKLLLNQQDPQNIARQLRYHQYFLQERSHVIDDYLETLSSLRTVSDTIQQERDTLDGERRQLEAKEQRLVGARRSRQTTLDKLAAQLVDKSSQLQQLKGDRSRLQKLVDEVGRAIASLVSPHDEKPFAKQRGRLQWPVHGRRANAYGQRRANGLTWMGVTIRANEGAPVHAIHRGRVVFADYLRGQGMLVILDHGDGYMSLYAHNQSLTRSLGEWVERGDVIARVGNSGGLEQSGLYFEVRYRGKPQDPTVWCR from the coding sequence ATGTTGATTGCAACTGTAGGATGGGCAAAGCGCAGCCTGCCCATCAAGCACCGCCTGATGGGCACACTCGCGGCACTGGTTTTGCCCGTCCTGCTGATGCTCGCCACGCCGCCGGCAATGGCGGACGAGGACCAGCAGGCGCGCCTCAAGGAGATCAAGCAGCGCATCGAGTCGCTGCAGAAGGAGCTCGGCGAGGTGCGCGGCCAGCGCGACCAGCTGCTCAAGGACCTCGAAGACAACGAGAAGGATATCTCCGAGCTGCACCAGCGCGTCGACAAGATCAAAAGCGATATGCGCAGCCGCAGCGAGAAGCTGCAGAAGCTGAAAAGCGAACAGCAGCAGCTGGAGGAATCGCGGCGAAGTATGCAGCGGCGGGTCGAGCAGGAAGTCGCCGCCGCTTACCGACTAGGCAAACAGGAGCAGATCAAACTGCTCCTCAACCAGCAAGACCCGCAGAATATCGCCCGCCAGCTCCGCTACCATCAGTACTTCCTCCAGGAACGCAGCCACGTCATCGACGACTACCTCGAGACCCTCAGCTCCCTGCGCACCGTCAGCGACACCATCCAGCAAGAGCGCGACACCCTCGACGGCGAACGCCGCCAGCTGGAGGCCAAGGAGCAGCGTTTGGTTGGCGCACGGCGCTCGCGCCAGACCACGCTGGACAAGCTGGCCGCGCAGCTGGTGGACAAGAGCAGCCAGCTGCAGCAACTCAAGGGCGACCGCTCGCGCCTGCAGAAGCTGGTGGACGAAGTCGGCCGCGCCATTGCGTCGCTGGTCAGCCCCCACGACGAAAAACCGTTTGCCAAGCAGCGCGGACGCCTGCAGTGGCCCGTGCACGGGCGCCGCGCCAACGCCTACGGCCAGCGCCGCGCCAATGGCCTGACCTGGATGGGCGTCACCATCCGCGCCAACGAAGGCGCCCCGGTGCACGCCATTCACCGCGGTCGCGTCGTGTTTGCCGACTACCTGCGCGGCCAGGGCATGCTGGTGATTCTCGATCACGGCGACGGCTACATGAGTCTCTACGCCCACAACCAGTCGCTGACCCGCAGCCTCGGCGAATGGGTGGAGCGCGGCGATGTGATTGCCCGTGTCGGCAACAGCGGCGGCCTCGAACAGAGCGGCCTCTACTTCGAAGTCCGCTACCGCGGCAAACCCCAGGATCCCACTGTCTGGTGCCGCTGA
- a CDS encoding META domain-containing protein: MSKVVQLWLLGLAAVVAGCIGMDTSEPQITQSAGTIQSVCGPKWQLNRLRVNGEAVAIDDPARFTFLCNIDGNVMGKSGINTYRGAMQVTDNGQLLWDTSSFASTKMAGPEPLMQKENTYLRALSGTRQAFTKSGGGRLILRDASGEIYIEYVKAAP; the protein is encoded by the coding sequence ATGAGCAAAGTTGTACAATTGTGGCTGCTGGGCCTTGCCGCCGTTGTCGCCGGATGTATCGGCATGGACACCAGCGAACCGCAGATTACCCAGTCTGCCGGCACCATTCAGTCGGTGTGCGGCCCCAAATGGCAACTCAACCGGCTGCGGGTCAACGGCGAGGCCGTCGCTATCGACGATCCAGCGCGCTTTACCTTCCTCTGCAATATCGATGGCAATGTGATGGGTAAAAGCGGTATCAACACCTACCGCGGCGCCATGCAGGTGACCGACAACGGCCAGTTGCTGTGGGACACTTCCAGTTTTGCCTCCACCAAAATGGCCGGCCCGGAGCCGCTGATGCAGAAGGAAAACACCTACCTGCGCGCGCTGTCCGGCACCCGCCAGGCATTCACTAAATCCGGTGGCGGCAGGCTGATACTGCGCGATGCCTCCGGTGAAATCTATATTGAATATGTCAAGGCCGCGCCATGA
- a CDS encoding rhodanese-like domain-containing protein, giving the protein MDFFVFISQQWLLVSALVVLLYALAFSERARAGKPASIHEVTRLINVDGAKVLDVRDRSDYKAGHIVDSVHIPHGEVADRIGELAPLKDKPLIVADKMGQHAGAVGRLLKKQGFQVRRLQGGVSEWTNQSLPLVKG; this is encoded by the coding sequence GTGGATTTTTTCGTCTTTATCAGCCAGCAGTGGCTGCTGGTCAGTGCGCTGGTGGTACTACTCTACGCATTGGCGTTCAGTGAGCGCGCCCGCGCGGGCAAGCCGGCCTCGATACACGAGGTGACACGGCTGATCAACGTGGACGGCGCCAAGGTGCTGGACGTGCGCGATCGCAGTGACTACAAGGCTGGTCATATCGTCGATTCGGTGCATATTCCCCACGGTGAAGTGGCCGACCGTATCGGCGAGCTGGCGCCGCTGAAGGACAAGCCGCTGATCGTGGCGGACAAGATGGGCCAGCACGCCGGCGCCGTGGGCCGCCTGCTCAAGAAACAGGGCTTCCAGGTGCGGCGCCTGCAGGGCGGCGTGTCCGAGTGGACCAACCAGAGCCTGCCACTGGTCAAGGGGTAG
- the smrA gene encoding DNA endonuclease SmrA → MNSDSDTFQQALGQLGGVKPLAQERRVALQKGAEPQHNQRARREAATAEASVELNPLTGEGVDPVDPWDPLEFKRDGVQNGVYRNLRLGKYSVDARLDLHRHTVEMARRAVLEFVRDCMAADVRCALITHGKGEGRKQPAVLKSCVNAWLPQLHEVLAFHSAQKQHGGLGATYVLLRKSERKRQDNLERHQRRW, encoded by the coding sequence ATGAATAGTGACAGCGATACTTTCCAGCAGGCGCTGGGACAGCTGGGTGGCGTGAAGCCGCTGGCACAGGAGCGCCGGGTGGCGCTACAGAAGGGCGCGGAGCCGCAACACAACCAGCGCGCGCGGCGCGAGGCGGCCACCGCCGAAGCCAGTGTCGAGTTGAACCCGCTGACCGGCGAGGGTGTCGATCCGGTGGATCCGTGGGATCCGCTGGAATTCAAGCGCGATGGTGTGCAGAACGGTGTTTACCGCAACTTGCGCCTGGGCAAATACTCCGTGGATGCGCGCCTGGATCTGCACCGCCACACGGTGGAGATGGCGCGCCGTGCGGTGCTGGAATTCGTGCGCGATTGCATGGCGGCGGATGTGCGCTGTGCGCTGATCACCCACGGCAAGGGCGAGGGGCGCAAACAGCCGGCGGTGTTGAAGAGCTGCGTCAACGCCTGGCTGCCGCAACTGCACGAAGTGCTGGCCTTCCACAGCGCGCAGAAACAGCACGGCGGCCTCGGCGCCACTTATGTGCTACTGCGCAAGAGCGAACGCAAACGCCAGGACAACCTGGAGCGGCATCAGCGCCGCTGGTAG
- the grxC gene encoding glutaredoxin 3 → MQNIVIYTTRFCPFCVRAKWLLDKKGVRYREIAVDNDPGKRAEMTAKAGSRTVPQIWIGNEHVGGCDELMALERSGRLDKMLG, encoded by the coding sequence ATGCAAAATATCGTCATCTACACCACCCGCTTCTGTCCCTTCTGTGTACGCGCCAAGTGGCTGCTGGACAAGAAAGGCGTGCGTTACCGCGAGATCGCGGTGGACAACGACCCGGGTAAGCGCGCCGAGATGACCGCCAAGGCCGGCAGCCGCACGGTGCCGCAGATCTGGATCGGCAACGAGCACGTGGGTGGCTGCGACGAGCTGATGGCGCTCGAGCGCAGCGGCCGGCTGGACAAAATGCTGGGCTGA
- the secB gene encoding protein-export chaperone SecB, protein MAEEQNGAEAPNVQFQMQRIYLKDLSFETPMGAEVFKKQWQPQVNQELNTKTAKIDEDLYEVALTLTITVQLENETAFLVEVQQAGLFTVVGLEGQELAQALNTACPQILFPYAREVVDNAVTKGSFPALMLPPINFDALFAAALAQAQQQAEGSEGAKEEQAEA, encoded by the coding sequence ATGGCTGAAGAACAAAACGGCGCAGAGGCTCCAAACGTACAATTCCAGATGCAGCGCATCTACCTGAAAGACCTGTCCTTCGAAACCCCGATGGGTGCCGAAGTATTCAAGAAGCAGTGGCAGCCCCAGGTAAACCAGGAGCTGAACACCAAAACCGCCAAGATCGACGAAGATCTCTACGAGGTGGCGCTGACTCTGACCATCACTGTACAGCTGGAAAACGAGACCGCTTTCCTGGTGGAAGTACAGCAGGCCGGCCTGTTTACCGTCGTGGGCCTGGAAGGCCAGGAGCTGGCCCAGGCGCTGAACACCGCCTGCCCGCAGATCCTCTTCCCCTACGCGCGTGAAGTAGTGGACAACGCCGTGACCAAGGGCTCCTTCCCGGCCCTGATGCTGCCGCCGATCAACTTCGACGCCCTGTTCGCCGCGGCCCTGGCCCAGGCACAGCAGCAGGCGGAAGGCTCCGAAGGCGCCAAGGAAGAGCAGGCCGAAGCCTGA
- a CDS encoding NAD(P)-dependent oxidoreductase has translation MSEDPITLTKNTGALQGKTIFITGASRGIGRAIALKCAADGANIVIAAKSAEPHPKLPGTIHTVAAEVEAAGGSALALQVDVRDERQVVDAMARAADTFGGIDTVINNAGAINLTNVESTSPKRYDLMQSVNSRAVYLTAHVGIPYLKKSGCGHILSLSPPVDVQPKWLGPCAPYALSKFGMTLLSIGLAEELQDSGISVATLWPRTLVATAAIEFAVGSREMFEQSRKPVIMADAAYEVLITENGALNGRQLIDEELLRERGVTNFTEYAHNPANADNLALDLFLDP, from the coding sequence GTGAGCGAAGATCCGATTACCCTGACCAAAAATACCGGTGCCCTGCAGGGCAAGACGATTTTTATCACCGGTGCCAGCCGCGGCATCGGCCGGGCCATTGCCCTCAAGTGTGCCGCCGACGGGGCCAACATCGTCATCGCGGCGAAATCTGCCGAGCCGCACCCGAAACTGCCGGGCACCATTCACACGGTGGCGGCGGAAGTGGAAGCCGCCGGCGGCAGTGCCCTGGCGCTGCAGGTGGATGTGCGCGATGAGCGCCAGGTGGTCGACGCCATGGCCAGAGCGGCGGATACCTTCGGCGGCATCGATACGGTGATCAACAATGCCGGCGCCATCAACCTGACCAACGTCGAGTCCACATCGCCCAAGCGCTACGACCTGATGCAGAGCGTCAACAGTCGCGCCGTGTACCTGACTGCGCACGTGGGGATTCCCTACCTGAAGAAGTCCGGCTGCGGACATATTCTCAGCCTGTCGCCGCCGGTGGATGTGCAGCCGAAGTGGCTGGGCCCCTGCGCGCCCTACGCGCTGTCGAAGTTCGGTATGACGCTCCTGAGTATCGGCCTCGCCGAAGAGCTGCAAGACAGTGGCATCAGTGTGGCGACGCTGTGGCCGCGCACGCTGGTAGCCACTGCGGCGATCGAATTCGCCGTGGGCAGTCGCGAGATGTTCGAGCAGAGCCGCAAGCCGGTGATCATGGCGGACGCTGCCTACGAAGTGCTGATAACAGAAAATGGCGCACTCAACGGCCGCCAGCTGATTGACGAGGAACTGCTGCGCGAGCGCGGCGTGACCAACTTTACCGAATACGCGCACAACCCGGCCAACGCCGACAACCTGGCGCTGGACCTGTTTCTGGATCCCTGA
- a CDS encoding TonB-dependent receptor, protein MRKTIKFNPIAVGVILACGASFSYADAQLEEVTVTAQKREQSLQEVPVAVTAFGEAALTENGITDVTDIQKMSPNTTLEVGRGTNSTLTAFIRGIGQQDPLWGFEPGVGVYVDDVYIARPQGAVMDVYDVERIEVLRGPQGTLYGKNTIGGAIKYVTKKMTGDNELRVGGTLGSYNQRDLKVAGTMAVSDKINVGGAIASFQRDGFGENVRTGKDQYNKDVMSGRVSVEINATDDLFIRFAADKTRDKSAPKHGHRFGPGYLGEPVLDSVYDTESNLPSENLVENSGASLTAEWNVSENMSVKSITASREGYTETVIDFDSTNGPWFDVPAVYDDEQFSQEFQLNWQGDGADLVTGIYYYDGTAAGSFDAVLGYLDFSALGLPAGFTQNVSGKVGTKSLSAYAHYNWQFADNWNLNLGGRYTNDKKNAEVFKGNYFGLGSDKFHNQYYSDTPAPVFGGALTDYTNEKEWSEFTPRVGLDYQLNDDAMLYASYSAGFKSGGFDMRGDATEFPDTVNGYDPETVDTVEFGWKLDLLDNRMRINGALFHSDYTDMQVSQQRLKASGAGFVSAVLNAGKSRIQGLELETSFAMTDNLSAIATLGLIDAKFVEFINGDGTDIADQLSMQNTPDTTAMVQLNWSTPVAGGELVVVPTVSYRADTQIFETPGILDQDAYTLVDLTATYYSPDGKWNLGLQGKNLSDTEYRVAGYDFGAPFQTGFYGNPRTIALTGSYNF, encoded by the coding sequence ATGCGCAAAACAATAAAATTCAATCCTATCGCCGTGGGCGTCATACTCGCCTGCGGTGCCAGCTTCTCCTATGCGGACGCACAGCTGGAAGAAGTGACCGTAACCGCGCAGAAGCGCGAGCAGTCCCTGCAGGAAGTGCCGGTGGCGGTAACGGCCTTTGGCGAGGCAGCCCTGACCGAAAACGGCATTACGGATGTGACCGATATCCAGAAAATGTCTCCCAACACCACCCTGGAGGTCGGTCGCGGCACCAACTCTACATTGACCGCCTTTATCCGTGGCATTGGTCAGCAAGATCCGCTGTGGGGCTTTGAACCCGGCGTCGGCGTATACGTAGACGATGTTTATATCGCTCGCCCGCAGGGCGCTGTCATGGATGTCTACGACGTGGAGCGTATCGAAGTACTGCGCGGCCCCCAGGGCACCCTGTACGGCAAGAACACGATCGGCGGCGCAATCAAGTACGTCACCAAAAAAATGACCGGCGACAATGAGCTCCGTGTCGGCGGAACTCTGGGCAGCTATAACCAGCGCGACCTGAAAGTCGCCGGCACAATGGCGGTCTCCGACAAGATTAATGTTGGCGGTGCCATTGCGAGCTTCCAGCGCGACGGTTTCGGTGAAAACGTGCGCACGGGTAAAGACCAATACAACAAAGATGTCATGAGCGGGCGGGTCTCCGTTGAGATCAACGCAACGGATGACTTATTTATTCGTTTCGCCGCGGACAAGACCCGCGACAAATCGGCGCCCAAGCACGGCCACCGCTTCGGACCCGGATACCTGGGCGAGCCCGTGCTCGACAGCGTTTACGACACCGAGTCCAACCTGCCCTCAGAGAACCTGGTAGAAAACAGCGGTGCCTCTCTGACTGCGGAGTGGAACGTTTCCGAAAATATGTCGGTGAAATCCATCACTGCCAGCCGCGAAGGCTACACCGAGACGGTGATCGACTTCGACAGCACCAATGGCCCCTGGTTTGACGTGCCGGCGGTCTACGATGACGAGCAGTTCTCGCAGGAGTTCCAGCTGAACTGGCAGGGCGATGGCGCCGACCTGGTGACCGGTATCTACTACTACGATGGCACCGCCGCCGGCAGCTTCGATGCCGTTCTGGGTTATCTTGACTTCAGCGCGCTCGGCCTGCCGGCGGGTTTCACCCAGAATGTGTCCGGCAAGGTAGGCACCAAGAGCCTGTCCGCCTATGCGCACTACAACTGGCAGTTCGCGGATAACTGGAACCTGAATCTCGGCGGTCGCTACACCAACGACAAGAAGAATGCGGAAGTCTTCAAGGGCAATTACTTCGGCCTCGGCAGTGACAAGTTCCACAACCAGTATTATTCCGACACGCCCGCGCCGGTGTTTGGCGGCGCACTGACCGACTACACCAATGAAAAGGAATGGAGCGAGTTTACTCCGCGTGTCGGTCTCGACTACCAGCTCAATGACGATGCCATGCTGTACGCGTCGTACAGTGCGGGCTTCAAGTCGGGCGGCTTCGATATGCGCGGCGACGCGACCGAGTTCCCGGATACGGTTAATGGCTACGATCCGGAAACCGTCGACACTGTCGAGTTCGGCTGGAAACTGGATCTGCTGGACAACCGCATGCGCATCAACGGCGCCCTGTTCCATTCTGACTACACCGATATGCAGGTCAGCCAGCAGCGTCTGAAAGCGAGTGGTGCAGGCTTCGTCAGTGCCGTGCTGAACGCGGGTAAGTCGCGTATTCAAGGCCTGGAACTGGAAACCTCGTTTGCAATGACCGACAACCTGTCAGCCATCGCAACACTGGGCTTGATTGACGCGAAGTTCGTGGAGTTCATCAACGGCGACGGCACCGATATTGCGGACCAGCTGTCGATGCAGAACACTCCGGACACCACCGCCATGGTGCAGCTGAACTGGTCCACCCCCGTGGCCGGTGGCGAGCTGGTCGTCGTACCAACCGTATCCTACCGTGCGGACACCCAGATCTTCGAAACACCGGGAATTCTGGACCAGGATGCCTACACGCTCGTTGATCTGACCGCGACTTACTACAGCCCGGACGGCAAATGGAACCTGGGGCTGCAGGGCAAGAACCTGTCGGACACTGAATACCGCGTTGCCGGCTATGACTTCGGCGCGCCGTTCCAGACAGGCTTCTATGGCAACCCGCGTACTATCGCCCTGACCGGTAGTTACAACTTCTAA